A single window of Ornithorhynchus anatinus isolate Pmale09 chromosome 3, mOrnAna1.pri.v4, whole genome shotgun sequence DNA harbors:
- the LOC100090352 gene encoding neuropeptide Y receptor type 4-2-like gives MNKNNFSDLPLLLLSQKQNKSLLESVASNFSDQCQGSVDLSMFLVTAYSLETIVGVLGNICLMGVIARQKDKTNVTNTLIGNLALSDLIMCLVCLPFTVTYTIMDHWVFGEVMCKMSAFIQCTSVTVSILSLVLVALERHQLIINPTGWKPSISQAYLAIMLIWTLACLLSLPFLANSILTDELYQKLFKITGTSVEKVICTESWPSREHRMIYATFLLLFQYCIPLIFILVCYLRIHLRLQRRRDMFQKSEYSSRLNQMKRINMVLASMVAAFAVFWLPLHIFNSLEDWYSEDIFVCYNDLIFSLCHLIAMASTCINPFIYGFLNSNFKKEVKSLIFNCQSPPPVEEYEHLPLSTMHTEVSKASLRLSSGANPIELAS, from the coding sequence ATGAACAAGAACAACTTTTCAGACCTGCCCCTCCTGCTTCTGTCCCAGAAGCAGAACAAGAGTTTGCTAGAGAGCGTCGCCTCCAATTTTTCAGATCAGTGCCAGGGCTCGGTTGATCTGTCGATGTTTCTTGTCACTGCCTACAGCTTAGAAACCATCGTGGGCGTCCTGGGAAACATCTGTCTGATGGGCGTGATAGCCAGGCAGAAGGACAAAACCAACGTGACTAACACGCTCATCGGCAACCTGGCACTATCCGACTTGATCATGTGTCTCGTCTGCCTGCCTTTCACCGTTACCTACACCATCATGGACCACTGGGTCTTTGGCGAAGTGATGTGTAAAATGTCGGCCTTCATACAGTGTACTTCTGTGACAGTTTCCATCCTATCCCTCGTCCTCGTGGCCTTGGAAAGACATCAGCTGATCATCAATCCCACCGGTTGGAAACCCAGCATTTCCCAGGCTTACCTAGCGATCATGCTCATTTGGACTCTTGCttgtctcctgtccctccctttcCTAGCCAACAGTATTTTGACCGATGAGTTATACCAGAAGCTCTTCAAAATCACCGGCACTTCGGTGGAAAAGGTCATTTGCACAGAATCCTGGCCTTCCCGGGAGCACAGAATGATTTACGCGacctttctgctcctcttccaatACTGCATCCCTCTGATCTTCATTCTGGTGTGCTACTTGAGGATCCATTTACGTCTTCAGCGGAGAAGAGACATGTTCCAGAAGAGTGAATACAGTTCCCGGCTGAATCAGATGAAGAGGATCAACATGGTGCTAGCCTCCATGGTTGCCGCCTTTGCAGTCTTCTGGTTGCCGCTGCACATTTTCAACAGCCTCGAGGATTGGTACAGTGAAGATATTTTCGTCTGCTACAACGATCTCATCTTCTCATTGTGCCACCTGATCGCCATGGCTTCCACCTGCATCAATCCTTTCATTTACGGGTTCCTGAACAGCAACTTCAAGAAGGAAGTGAAGTCGCTGATTTTCAATTGTCAGAGCCCACCCCCGGTGGAAGAATACGAGCACCTGCCCCTGTCCACCATGCACACAGAAGTTTCGAAAGCATCCCTAAGGCTGAGCAGCGGGGCCAACCCAATCGAGCTTGCTTCCTAG